TTCACGCCGCAGTTCGCCGACCTGAACATCGCTGTCGACTATTTCGACATCCTCGTGAACAACGAGATCGATCAGTTCGGCGCGGGCAACATCCTCTACCAGTGCTACAACGCCACAACGACAGGCGGCAGCCCGTTCTGCAGCCTGTTCGAGCGGGATTCGACGACCGGCCAGATCACCACCGTCTACAACAGCTACGTCAACGTGGCCGAACAGCGGAACCGCGGCATCGACCTGTCGGTGACCTACCGCCACGAGTTCGACATGGGCAACCTGACCCTCAACGCCCAGTTCACCTGGCAACTGCAGGACACCACCCGGGTGCTCGGCACCGATGAGGAAGACTACAACGGCTCCACCTACAACTACCGGGGCCCGGACTTCCTGGGGAACACCACCCTGACCTGGCGGACGGGGGACTGGACCCTCAACTGGGCGACCCAGTACATCGGCAAGGGCTCCAACACGGAAATCTATGGGGCGGACACCTACGCTTCGAGCAAGTACGCCAGTTCTTCCGACTATGACTACAAGTCCGGATCTACCTACTATAATTATGTCTACTATAAGCAGTACACCGAGTTCCAAACCTATCATTCGGTCTCGGTGCGCAAGGCGATGGGCGACACGACCCTGACAGTCGGCCTGCAGAACGTCTTCGACGAGGATCCGCCCTCCGTCTCGACGGGCGAGTTCCGGGTCGGCACCTCGGCCCTGAACGCCTACGACCTGCGCGGCCGGCGCGCCTTCATCACCGTACAGAAGCGCTGGTAGCCGACCAGCCCGCGAGACCCCGGGGCCATGCACCCCGGGGTCCTTGGGCGCTTTCGCGACCGACCGGGGGGAGCCCATCAGCTCTGGAGTCGCCTTTCATGTCCGCCAGCGGTTTCGATGACCTTCGCGTGCTTCTGGTTGATCGTGACCCTCATCACCGCCAGGTCCTGGCGGAACGCCTCCAGTTGCAGGACTGCGCCGTGGCGGAGGCGGGCGACCGGCCTGAAATGGCGCTGGCGCTCGAGGACGACGTCTACTCCGCGATCGTCTGCGACCTGGAGCCGTCCGAAGAGCCGGACCAGCGGGCGTTGCGTGACCTGCTGGTGGTTCCCGGACGGCCCGTGGTGATCCTGCTGGGCTCGCGGGACAACCTCATCGACCGGCTGCTGGGGCTGGAGCTGGGGGCGGACGACTACATGGCCAAGCCGGTCAACGCGCGGGAGCTGGTCGCGCGGCTCAAGGCCGTCCTGCGCGGGCGGCGCGGCGCGCCCGGCCCGGTCGACGACAGTCCCGGCCAGCGCCTTCTGTTCGCCGGCTACCAGCTGGACCTGGATGGAGAGACCCTGCGCGATCCCGCCGGATGCATCGTGCGCCTGCCCCGCGCCGAATTTCTGATGCTGCGGGCTCTGGCCGAACAGCCGGGCAAGGTCGTGGCCCGGGCGCGGCTTCAGGCGGTGTCCAGCAGCCACGACTGGACGGCGGACAGCCGGGCCGTGGATCTGCGGATCAGTCGCCTGCGCCGACGGCTGTCCATGGGCGGCGAGATCATCCGCACCTTCCGGGGACGCGGCTATCTGCTGGCGGTCGAGGTGCGGCCAGCCCCCTAGGAGCCGACCGCTTTCCGCCCCTACTGCGTCTTCAGGAACTCGATCACCGCCGCCCGCTCCTGCGGACTGAGGGCCGGGCCGACCACGCCCTTGGTCCCGGCCGGAGCGTCGCGGAACTCGTGGCCCTGGTTGGAGCTGCCCTTGAGGCTGGTGTCCAGCTTGAAGGCCCCGCGCGGGCAGGTCTTGACGTCGAGACCAACCACGAGCGGGTCGTAGGCGCGGTTGCCCAGGCAGAAGCTGGACGGACGCTCCGCCGGCGGTCCCAGCAGGGCCGACAGCGACGGCACCGAGCCGTTGTGCAGATAGGGCGGCGTCGCCCAGATGCCGTTCAGCGGCCGGGCCTTGTAGGCCGGCGGGGCCTGTATGCAGTTGGGGCGGTTGCCCTTGTCGGCCTCGGCCGCGTCGCTCTTGATCGGCGTGCCCTCGTCGCGGTGGAACTTGTCGACCACGGACTGCACCGCCGAGGCCAGGGCCTGGCCGAAGCTCATCTCGGTGGCCGGTGTTGTCGGGGTGGTGAAGCAGGTGACCCCGGTGGCCGGGTTGGTCACGCCGGGCTGCAGGCCGAGCGCCAGCGGGGCCTTGATCTTGCGGCCGGACAGGATTTCCGCCTGGCCGGGGTCGGTGCCGACCAGGCTGAGCGGGATGACCTTGAGCTTCAAGTAGCTTTCGCCATGCTCGTTGGCCGTGGTCCACAGGGTGGGGCTATAGAGGGCCTGGTTCGGGTCATCGACCGGCGGCAGGTGGCAGCCCTGGCAGCGCAGGGCGTAGACTTGGCGACCGGCCTGCGCCTTGGCCATGTCGATGCGGCCCAGGACGTCCTGCGGCCACTTCGGCGCCAACAGCCCCTGGAAGCCGCGCACCCGGCCGTCGGGCCCCCGCGTCAACGGGTTCGGCCCCTCGAGCTGCTGCTCCATCCGCGCCACGTTGCCGACCGCCACCGAGGAGTCCCACAGCTTATGCGGCTGGTCGAAGGTGGTCATGTTGACCTTGGCCTGCACCCCGATCGCCTCGCCGACATTGCGGATGGCCGGCTGGCCGATCGAGGCGTCGTACTGCGCCCAGTTGAACCAGGGGGTGTTCCACAGGTGCGGATACTTCACCGGCGCGTTGACGGCCGCGTAGTTGTCCAACGGGTCGAAGGTCGCCGACTTGGCCGGCAGCAGGTTGGCGTAGAACACCGCGTTGCCGATGCGGTTGAGGGCGTCGAGCCGGTTGTAGCCTTCGGTCACGCCGTCGCGCTTGTCGATCGCCGAGGTCGCCTTGGCCCCGGCGGCCAGGGCGCTGATCGTCGCCTTCAGCTCGGCGTGCAGCTTGTTGCGGTCGGCCTTGGTGGCCTTCGGGCCGAGCACCCGGTCGGCGAAGGAATCGAAGCGCCAGGGAAGGATGTCGGTCAGCAACAGCGCCGCGCCCAGGGTCGCGGTCAGCTGGCCCAGGCTGGTGGCGGCGTTGGCGCCGTCGATGCGCAGGGAGACGCCGTTGTACTCCAGGTGGCCGGTATGGCAGGCGGCGCAGGTCAGGCCGACCTGGTCGGGCAGCATCCTGCCGGTCGTCGGGTCGGGGTAGGCCTTGGTGATGGCGAAGCCCACCGGCATGCCGGCCGGATTGAGCCCCCGGTTGCTCTCGACCCCGGGCTCGGCGGGCACGCCGCCGATTTTGGCCTTGTAGCCGTAGGCCGTCTCGACCCCGCCGGCCGGACCGGCCTGGCCGCCGCCCGACGGCGGGCTGGGGATGAAGCCGAGCTTCTGCATGTAGGCGCTGTCGATGAACAGCGTCTCCTTGCCGGGCAGGATCTTCGGCTCGGCCAGGGCCACGAACCAGGTGTAGGGGATCGGCAGGGTCGAGGTGCCTTGCGTGGCGTGGTGGAACCAGTAGCGGTCGTTCTCGGCCCAGCCCTGGTCGAGCCAGCGGGCCTCGCGCACCGGCTGGGGCGGCGGCAGGGGCGGATTGACGAAGGCCAGCACCTTCGGAATGCCGATGGCGGCGATCACCACCACGACAAGCAGAACCAGGCCCCACAGGGCGGCTTTCCGAGATCCCGACATCGACGTTTCCCCTCCGCGATGCAGCCATATGAATACAATTTGGAGGGATCATCAACATGCGATACAGATTCTGGATGTGACGCGCCGCGCCCTCGCCCGGCGGGCGCGTCCCGGGGCCCCTTTTCAAACCGCCAAACCCACCAAGCCGAGGTCAAAAATGGTCGATGTCGCAGCCTCATCGTTTCTGGCCGCCTATGACGCCGCGCAGCAGCCGCAGCAGAAGCTGGCCCTGCTCTTTCAATGGATCGCCACCAAGCCGCTGGCGCTGTTCAAGGAGCTGAGGACCAGCCGGCCGATCCTGATCACGCCCGGCGGGCCGACCGTCCTGGCGATGTTCGCCGACGTCGAGGAGGCGCTGACCCGGAACCTGCAATTCACGGTCAAGCCCTATGCCCCCAAGATGGACCCGTCGGTCGGCCCGTTCATGCTGGCCCGCGACGGCACAGTCTACAACCAGCGCGACAAGGGCATCATGCGGGCGCTGATCCAGCAGATCGACATGCCGGGCGTGCGCCAGACAGTGGCCCGGATCGGGGCCGGGCTGATCGCCCAGGGCGCCTCGCCGGACGGCCGGCTGGAGCTGGTCTCACAGGTCACCCGCCCCGGCCCGATCGCCCTGACCGGCCAGTATTTTGGCTTCCCGGGTCCGGACGTGACGGCGATGCTGCGCTGGTCCTACGCCACCCAGAACAACATGTTCCACAACCTGAGCAACGACCCCCAGGTGCAGCAGGCCTGCGTCACGGCCGGGGCCGAGATGAAGGCCTACCTGGACGACTTCCTGCCGCGCCGGGCCCAGCAGGTGAAGGCCGACCCGAAGATCGACGACGTCGTCGCCCGCATGCTGCGCCTGCAGACCCCGCCGCAGATCGGTTTCGACCAGGGCCGCATCCTGTCCAACACCATGGGCCTGCTGGTCGGCGGCATCGAGACCACCTCGGCCGCCATCGTTCAGGCCATCGACCAGCTGATCGACCGTCCCGACCAGCTGGCCGCCGCCCAGCGCGCCATCCAGGCGAACGACGACGCGAGCTTCGACGCCATCTTCTGGGAGGCGTTGCGCTTCAACCCGATGGCCCCGTTCGTCGTCCGGCTGCTGGTCGAGCCCTATACGATCGCCGCCGGCACACCGCGCCAGACCACGCTGGCGGCCGGCACCCTGGTGTTCGCCAGCATCGCCTCCGCCATGCATGACGCCACCGTGGTGACCGATCCGGACAGCTTCAAGCCCGGCCGGCCGGCCTATCACTACCTGCACCTGGGCTTTGGCGAGCACCGGTGCCTCGGCGACCAGGTCAGCCTGATGCAGGCCCCCGAACTGGCCAAGCAGATCATCAAGGCCGGCTTTGTGAAGCGCGCGGCCGGGCCGGCCGGCCAGCTGGACTTCAAGGGCGGCCCTTTCCCGGAAAGCCTGGTCCTGACGCAGTGACGGGGGTCTCGACGGGGCGACGATCGTCGCGTTCGGGAACCCTCGAGGCTCCTGCGGGGCTATCTATGCGAGCGTGGGATGTCCCTGCTTCAAGCGCCACCTCCCGTGGCCGATCCGGAGATTTCCCCATGCAGCTTCCCAAGGGCGCCACCGTCGCCGTCGCCGATGGCGAGAAGTTCAACCTGTTCCGCAACGCCGGCGACGAGGCCGATCTGAAGCTGACGCCGCTGGACCATGCGGCGATCGACGCCGACCACCAGGGCGCCACGCCCGGCCGTCACGGCAGCTCGGCCAACCCCGACGGCGGCCAGGACCGGGAAGACGGCTTCTCGGCCGGGGTCGTCGCCCTGCTCAACAAGCAGGTGCTGGCGGGAGAGATCACCCACCTGCTGATCATCGCCGCGCCGCGCACCCTGGGGGCCATCCGGCCGCAGTATCACGCCAGGCTGACGGCGGCCCTGGTCGGCGAGATCGCCAAGGACCTGACCGGACACGCGCTGCAGGACGTTGAGAAGGCCATCGCCGCGGCCTAGAGGGCGGCGGATCGGGCGCCCGGTTTCGGGGCGCCCGATTGTCGCACGGGCCGGAGGGCCGGTAGCGCCGGGAGACCAGCGTTCCTACAT
The nucleotide sequence above comes from Caulobacter sp. NIBR1757. Encoded proteins:
- a CDS encoding response regulator transcription factor: MSASGFDDLRVLLVDRDPHHRQVLAERLQLQDCAVAEAGDRPEMALALEDDVYSAIVCDLEPSEEPDQRALRDLLVVPGRPVVILLGSRDNLIDRLLGLELGADDYMAKPVNARELVARLKAVLRGRRGAPGPVDDSPGQRLLFAGYQLDLDGETLRDPAGCIVRLPRAEFLMLRALAEQPGKVVARARLQAVSSSHDWTADSRAVDLRISRLRRRLSMGGEIIRTFRGRGYLLAVEVRPAP
- a CDS encoding di-heme-cytochrome C peroxidase, which translates into the protein MSGSRKAALWGLVLLVVVVIAAIGIPKVLAFVNPPLPPPQPVREARWLDQGWAENDRYWFHHATQGTSTLPIPYTWFVALAEPKILPGKETLFIDSAYMQKLGFIPSPPSGGGQAGPAGGVETAYGYKAKIGGVPAEPGVESNRGLNPAGMPVGFAITKAYPDPTTGRMLPDQVGLTCAACHTGHLEYNGVSLRIDGANAATSLGQLTATLGAALLLTDILPWRFDSFADRVLGPKATKADRNKLHAELKATISALAAGAKATSAIDKRDGVTEGYNRLDALNRIGNAVFYANLLPAKSATFDPLDNYAAVNAPVKYPHLWNTPWFNWAQYDASIGQPAIRNVGEAIGVQAKVNMTTFDQPHKLWDSSVAVGNVARMEQQLEGPNPLTRGPDGRVRGFQGLLAPKWPQDVLGRIDMAKAQAGRQVYALRCQGCHLPPVDDPNQALYSPTLWTTANEHGESYLKLKVIPLSLVGTDPGQAEILSGRKIKAPLALGLQPGVTNPATGVTCFTTPTTPATEMSFGQALASAVQSVVDKFHRDEGTPIKSDAAEADKGNRPNCIQAPPAYKARPLNGIWATPPYLHNGSVPSLSALLGPPAERPSSFCLGNRAYDPLVVGLDVKTCPRGAFKLDTSLKGSSNQGHEFRDAPAGTKGVVGPALSPQERAAVIEFLKTQ
- a CDS encoding cytochrome P450 gives rise to the protein MVDVAASSFLAAYDAAQQPQQKLALLFQWIATKPLALFKELRTSRPILITPGGPTVLAMFADVEEALTRNLQFTVKPYAPKMDPSVGPFMLARDGTVYNQRDKGIMRALIQQIDMPGVRQTVARIGAGLIAQGASPDGRLELVSQVTRPGPIALTGQYFGFPGPDVTAMLRWSYATQNNMFHNLSNDPQVQQACVTAGAEMKAYLDDFLPRRAQQVKADPKIDDVVARMLRLQTPPQIGFDQGRILSNTMGLLVGGIETTSAAIVQAIDQLIDRPDQLAAAQRAIQANDDASFDAIFWEALRFNPMAPFVVRLLVEPYTIAAGTPRQTTLAAGTLVFASIASAMHDATVVTDPDSFKPGRPAYHYLHLGFGEHRCLGDQVSLMQAPELAKQIIKAGFVKRAAGPAGQLDFKGGPFPESLVLTQ
- a CDS encoding host attachment protein, with translation MQLPKGATVAVADGEKFNLFRNAGDEADLKLTPLDHAAIDADHQGATPGRHGSSANPDGGQDREDGFSAGVVALLNKQVLAGEITHLLIIAAPRTLGAIRPQYHARLTAALVGEIAKDLTGHALQDVEKAIAAA